The Paenibacillus sp. FSL H7-0357 nucleotide sequence GGATGACCCGTTCTCCGGATTGGGTCCGGTTTGTGCTGGAACAGCCGATGTCGGACACACCCGGAGCACGAATGGTATACAACTCCGGCGTTTCCCAGCTGTTGTCTGCCATCCTGAGGCAAGCGGCTGGCATGTCCACGGCCAAGTTTGCCGAGCATTATTTGTTTGGCCCTTTGGACATTAAAGCTTATGAGTGGGAGGTTGATCCTCAAGGCGTTCATACGGGCGGGTTCGGGCTGAAGCTGCGGCCTTCCGACCTGCTGAAGCTGGGACAGCTCTATTTGCAGGAGGGCATGTGGGAGCACACAAAGCTCATTTTCCCTGAACGGGTCAACCGCTCTACGGAAACCGCACTTCATGTAGAAGCCCCCTACCGCGGCGGATATGGCTGGCATTGGTGGACTGATGTCTACACCTCGGCTGCTCAGGAGTCATCTGCAGCTTCCCAGGCATACTTCTATGCCCGCGGGTATGGAGGACAGTTTGTTTATATTATGCCGGAGCTTTCGACGGTTGTGGTTCTGACCGAAGATCAGCGGCGGAAAAAGAAACCTCCTGTTGATGTGTTCCGTGAGATCATCGCACCTGCACTGCTTGCCCCGTGATCAAGCTTTAACTTTCAGACTCCGGAATTTGGTTATAAGACAATTCATTCTGAACGTTCTTCCCTTACAAAAACGCACCAAAAAAATACTTAAGCGCCTCCTGGGAATAACCATCCTCACCCCGCCAATTGGCTACCGAAATAAAATCGCCGTTGCCGCCCCGTCCCGGGCGCGGCTCGTTCGATGGAGGCAGGATCCCGGCGTATCCCCAAACCTCCATCACGACATCGCGTTCCTGTTTACTGGAAGGGACAACATCCTTCCAGCGTTTCTCCAGCTGCCGGGCAGCATCCTTCGCGCCGCAGTCCATAACTGCATCCGTCATTGCGGTGAGGATGTCCAGATCCTCCCGGCTGACATGCAGGTTCTCCTCCAGGGCAAGCATCTCCAGATCAAGCCAACAATAGAGAAGCCAGTTCAGGCGGACTCCTCCCCATTTGATCCGTTCAAAATTCAGCACATTCCAGTCCTGATTCACATAGGCCTTGTCTGAGATCAGCTGTGCGTTATTGCAGTGACCGCAAGAACTGAACATGGGCGGTTGTACAAGAAGCTCCCCATAGTTGTGCACAGCCAGCTCCGAGGTTAACGCCCAGCTCGACAAAGCGCTCCGCAGATGGACCTTTCGGGTTGACAAGCTGTGCAAGAATGCTGTGGCCGCCCACTCTTTGCTGATGATCTTCTGGTGCAGCTCACATAACCTCTTAATCACCGCATCATGTGTGATGTTCACCGGATCGAACATAAGGCCCTTGTCTTTGGCATATTCAAAATCCGCTCCACTGTAAGGAGACGGACTGCTCTTCCAGCCGCCGGATGTCCAGAAGGTACTTAACAATATTTTTTTGGCTTCTTTATCCATGAAGTCTCCCCCAGTCCTTTAAAGGTTAATAGAGTGCTTCTGCTTCGAGCATGTTCAGTGCTGGAAGCATCGCCTTCTGTTGTTTATGTAACTGTATGTATTACCCAAATAAAGACAAAAAGACTCCGGCCTTTGCCAGAGTCTTCCTGAAACTATTATGTCTGCCTGTTTAGTTCTGCCGGACGCTATGATTCACGACCACATCATCCGAATGTCTGCCCCCGGCGAATTCAAGTCCGGCCAGCACGGATTTGCCTGGCAGAAGCTCCTGGGAAACAATATTCCCGGTGTGGTCCAGATAGGAGTTCACGTCTACAGAGTTGTGATACAGGCAAATCTCATCACTCCAATTATCCCCGGATATCCGCAGCGCCGTAGCTTCCAGCGCAGGCAACTCCCGGCCCTCCAGCGTGACCGGCATTCTACTGATCCGGATCTGCGGCTGGACCGTCCCATAGGGAACAACGAGCGTTTCATAAACCGCTCTTCCCGCAGTGGACATGGACCGCTTCGCTACCGGATTCACGTAATATTGACCCTGCCTGAAATCAAGACCGCTCTCCAGTGTAAGCTGATCCTCAGCCTGCTCCTGTTCCGGGAATAGAAGCAGCACATTGCTGTCATTATGGTTCGTATGCACCTGCCCACGGTCCCACTGGACTACCGCATCGCCTATTGGCAGGTGGAAATATTGCTCGTAGGTATGCTGCTCTTGCGCCTCAAACAGATCCACTATCAGCCAGTAACGGTTCTTCACAAAAACTACCTTACGGGAATGGATAACGGGATCGTCATAGCGGGTATAGCCATAATGACTCGCGAAGCAATAATCATAATCCTTGCCATGACGCGCATCCCATATTTTACAGGCTACGGTTTGCGGTGTATTCCAATGCAGGCCGCGCACATGCTGATCCTGCCCGTCAACGACGACCGTGTTATGCGCTCTTGTCGATACAGCATATTTGCGTTCCTTATTCCATTCGAACAGTCCCATGCCGGAATCGGCCAGCAGTTCCCGTCCTCCGGCATAAAGAATCAGGCTAAGCGCATCGGAATGGGCATGTCCCCCAATGCCCACCCCTGCCCGCATCGCCATATACATAGCCTCCTTCTCCCAGCTCTGCCGGGAGAAGGGCCGCCTCGATCAATTACAGCGTCCCTTATTTCAGCAGTATGTTCAAGAAAACCGTAGGCGAGAGTTTTATCCAGTATTTGACCCGATTGCGGATAGAAAGGGCCAAGCTGCTGCTGTTGACCTCCGATCAGAAAACCTTTGAAATCGCCGAAGCAATCGGGTTCGAGAACTACCGTTCCTTCAACCGTATCTTCAAAAAAGAGACCGGGTTCTCTCCCTCGGATTTCCGCAGGATCGGTGCGTCTGCCGAAGCCAGCGTCTAGAATCCGCTGGCTCTTAACGTCAAAAGGCGCCTCCAGCATTAAGCTGAAGGCGCCTTTGATAAGTGGTGAAGCTATTCATTAATCGCAGCACTCAAGCCACTTTTTGCAGAATCAGGGGTTTCTTCCTCTATGCAGCCTGACCTACCTGTGGTTCCCGACCGTTTTGCCGACTGGATGGTTGACCTTGTTTCTGCGCACCAGGTTGTAAGCCAGATAGATTCCATAGATCAGATACAAGATATTCAAGAAGGAAACCAGCAGAACTTCCTGGTCCAGATTCTCATTGCTGATCATCGCAAGCGCATCATAGGCAAAATGAAACACGATCAATGGAATAATGTGATTTGTAGTTTCAATAAGCAGTGCAAATATGAAACCGAGCAGCAGCGCATTAATGACCTGCAAAAGGATATGTATTATATTACTTCCGTTTAGTGCATTAGCCATATGTAGGACACCAAAAAAGACGGAGGAGAACACGATGTAAAACACCGGCCCCTTGAATTTCAGTTTATCCCTGATGATTCCCCGGAAAACGGATTCTTCCGTAAAGCCCACCAGCATGGTGAAAATTACAATAACCAGAATGTCGACCGCAGAAAGCTCAAAGTTGATGCCGCTCATAATAGGTTGTACAAGTGCGATAATAAGCAGCGGTACATAATAGAGAGCTTCTTTTGCCTTGGACACGCCAGTGCTTCTGAAGCCGAATTGGGCTAATGTGTGCTCTCCTTTTGTCATATACAGCATTACAATAACAGCCATGACCAAAAATGCTACAGCTTGGGCAATCTTCAGCCCCGTATCGTCCAGTTCCATGATGGTTCCGGCTGCGGATGCGACTGAGATCAATACTATCAGCAGAACCCCCAGCATGAGTGAAAATAAAATCGGATGCCCTTTTGCAGTGTTTTTTACCATTACTCGTCTCCTCTGTTATACAATCTAGTGTTCATCGCCATGCAAAGGGCAATAATGGATTTATTGTAATCCATTTCTGTGACTTACGCCATATTTATCTACATAATTCCGCTATGATTCCTTTTTTTAAGCTTCAACTGTTCTCCCCAGTGGTCCATCATCCCAGACCTGCACTTCAATATATCTCTCCGGCCCATATGAGCCATCTCTGTTCCATTCCTGAGGCA carries:
- a CDS encoding serine hydrolase domain-containing protein, giving the protein MNLSSISAALTMLDLRSCLISRDNRLVLEHYRTPNTATELAKINSCTKSVLSALICIAMDKGLLPQPDAPLTLFYPQLSLDPDHRKTEITLEHLLTMSAGFNWTEFGGQNSFPRMTRSPDWVRFVLEQPMSDTPGARMVYNSGVSQLLSAILRQAAGMSTAKFAEHYLFGPLDIKAYEWEVDPQGVHTGGFGLKLRPSDLLKLGQLYLQEGMWEHTKLIFPERVNRSTETALHVEAPYRGGYGWHWWTDVYTSAAQESSAASQAYFYARGYGGQFVYIMPELSTVVVLTEDQRRKKKPPVDVFREIIAPALLAP
- a CDS encoding heparinase II/III family protein, whose product is MYMAMRAGVGIGGHAHSDALSLILYAGGRELLADSGMGLFEWNKERKYAVSTRAHNTVVVDGQDQHVRGLHWNTPQTVACKIWDARHGKDYDYCFASHYGYTRYDDPVIHSRKVVFVKNRYWLIVDLFEAQEQHTYEQYFHLPIGDAVVQWDRGQVHTNHNDSNVLLLFPEQEQAEDQLTLESGLDFRQGQYYVNPVAKRSMSTAGRAVYETLVVPYGTVQPQIRISRMPVTLEGRELPALEATALRISGDNWSDEICLYHNSVDVNSYLDHTGNIVSQELLPGKSVLAGLEFAGGRHSDDVVVNHSVRQN
- a CDS encoding helix-turn-helix domain-containing protein, with protein sequence MNYSVPYFSSMFKKTVGESFIQYLTRLRIERAKLLLLTSDQKTFEIAEAIGFENYRSFNRIFKKETGFSPSDFRRIGASAEASV
- a CDS encoding CPBP family intramembrane glutamic endopeptidase encodes the protein MVKNTAKGHPILFSLMLGVLLIVLISVASAAGTIMELDDTGLKIAQAVAFLVMAVIVMLYMTKGEHTLAQFGFRSTGVSKAKEALYYVPLLIIALVQPIMSGINFELSAVDILVIVIFTMLVGFTEESVFRGIIRDKLKFKGPVFYIVFSSVFFGVLHMANALNGSNIIHILLQVINALLLGFIFALLIETTNHIIPLIVFHFAYDALAMISNENLDQEVLLVSFLNILYLIYGIYLAYNLVRRNKVNHPVGKTVGNHR